Part of the Kamptonema formosum PCC 6407 genome, TATCTAGAAGCCCTCAAAAATCCACTCTCTTCCTTTTTTAAACTTCTTCATCAACAACCAGCCCCCCTTTTGTCAACATTTTATGGAGATCCAAAATGCTCATCATCTTTTCACGATAAGAAGCTGTACCTCGTAAGTATTCATCATTAGCCGAATGCAAAGCAGCAGGAACAGTCGTAATTTCTGAGGTATTTAAGTACATCACATCCAGAACTTCATCAGCCACGATACCAGCAACTAAATCAGCTATTTGTATCACGATGGCTTTTGATAGAGGATCTGCGCTCGCGATTGGTATATTTAAAACACTGCGAATGTCAATTAACGTTACAATTTCTCCTCGCAAATTCATGTTACCCACAATATAATCTGGAGTGCAGGGAATGGGCGTAACTTTTCGTATATCTGTAAACTCCCGTACTACTTCTAAATTTAGTCCAAAGTATTCACCATTCAAAGCAATAACTGCCAGCGGAAACGTACTGGCAGTGAAATCACGATCGTCTTCTTTTCGCCTTAAATTATTAGCTCTTTGCCGAAAAATCGCTTTTTCTTGGGGCGTAGCATTGGGGCAGAAAACTGGCATTTCTAGGAAATAACTCGAATCTTCGCTTACAAGGTCTTGATCGGTTCCTTCTTCTAAACTTTTTCTTTGCACATCCTTTATTTGCTGAATGACCTCTTTTTTTTTCTGAGAGTAGCTAATTACAATTTCAGGATTAAGCAGCATCACAATATCGGCTTCAATTTGGGCAATTCCAGTTACAAAATGGTGGGATTGATTTGTATTCTCGCGCCCGTAATATAGCTGTGTTTTTATTACTTCAGTTGAGATATTTTCTACTTCCTGAACTTGGTTGACAATAATCCCAACTCTAAATCCTTGATGCTCTATAACAATCGTACTATCTGTCAAACAGTATTCTTGAGAATGGTATCCGAAGCGAAGATTGAGATCCATCACAGGCAAAATTTCGCCCCGTAGGTTAATCACGCCAACAATATCGCGGGGGGCTTCTGCAATTGGTGTCAACTCTGGTAGAAAGAAAATTTCCTGAACAGCAGCGGCTTCTATACCGTAAAGAGAACTGTTTTGTCGGAAAATAAGATAGGGTTGAGTTTTCATATTTAATAGTTAAATTTATTGAATAGATAGTTTTACCAAGATTGCTTTGACATATTTTAGTAATTCACTAGCTGTAATTTTACCCTGCTGTTCTATTAAAGTATCGGGGGGTAAAGTTTTGAGAAGTTCACAAGAGGTTGCATACATTTTTTTTGCTCTTTTAACATTCCCTTCTCCAGCGTAAATATTACCTAGATCGAGATATGCAGAGATGAAGGATGGACAAAGATAAATAATTTTTTTTAACAAATTTTTAGCTGCTTCTACGTCTCCATTTTCTTCAGCGATATGAGCGAGTAAGTGATAAGGAAATACTGATAAAGAATCCACTTGTATAGCTTGGTGACAGTAATTAATTGCCTGCTCATATTTACCTAAATTTGCATAAATCTCAGCTAGCAAGTAATAAGCTTTAAAATTATGAGGATACAGATCAATAACTTGTTCTGCCTTTTTAATTGCCTCAAAATAAGTTTTATTCTTGCAAAAAGCTTCTGCCTCTTGAAGAAGATTGATACCTGCTCTCTGCCGCTCTTTTTCCACTGTTAATGAAGATGAAATCTGTCTGGTATTAACAGTATTATTTTCTTCAGGTTTCCCATCGCTACTCCGCAAAATATTATCAACAAGTTCGCGAACTTTTAGCGGTTTTGGGGTTTCCGTTGTATTGCTAATTGGAAATAGGACTGGCATTTGCAGCGTTGGTGATAAAAGTGAATCTTCTCCTAGTGGAGACACTCTCGGCTCAAGTTTAGCTGTAGGTTTAATCTCGGTTTCTGCTAGCTTTTCAGGAGCAGAGCTGTTAGGATCTAATCCTACCAACTCTTGCTGAGAGTTATTAGTAGCTTCGCCGATATTATAAATGTATGGTGGCATTCGAGAAACTTCTTTTTGACCTACCTCACTACGCTGATAAATCACTGATTCTGGAAAAATAATTGCTCGGAATTGATCGAGAACTTGACCGTGAAGTTCGGCATGGCTTGTCATTAAATATCCCCCTGCTCTCAGCGTA contains:
- a CDS encoding CheR family methyltransferase gives rise to the protein MNDRHLELFIQLIANNLGLHIRPQDRTALSQKIVLRMKNLNLSIPEKYYQLLEADTEQSQKEWRKLIVLLTTTESYFLRDVGQFKLLEKVILPQIIEYKNQLKEASGLNPSLRIWSAGCSTGEEAYSLAILLEKLLPDWENWNILILGTDINEEALEKAKQGIYSPWSFRLVNPGLQQQYFNQHKNEWIIEQKLVKNVKFRYGNLVKDEYPNISDDINNMDLILCRNVFVYFEAQYIALVLKKFYNTLRAGGYLMTSHAELHGQVLDQFRAIIFPESVIYQRSEVGQKEVSRMPPYIYNIGEATNNSQQELVGLDPNSSAPEKLAETEIKPTAKLEPRVSPLGEDSLLSPTLQMPVLFPISNTTETPKPLKVRELVDNILRSSDGKPEENNTVNTRQISSSLTVEKERQRAGINLLQEAEAFCKNKTYFEAIKKAEQVIDLYPHNFKAYYLLAEIYANLGKYEQAINYCHQAIQVDSLSVFPYHLLAHIAEENGDVEAAKNLLKKIIYLCPSFISAYLDLGNIYAGEGNVKRAKKMYATSCELLKTLPPDTLIEQQGKITASELLKYVKAILVKLSIQ
- a CDS encoding chemotaxis protein CheW, producing MKTQPYLIFRQNSSLYGIEAAAVQEIFFLPELTPIAEAPRDIVGVINLRGEILPVMDLNLRFGYHSQEYCLTDSTIVIEHQGFRVGIIVNQVQEVENISTEVIKTQLYYGRENTNQSHHFVTGIAQIEADIVMLLNPEIVISYSQKKKEVIQQIKDVQRKSLEEGTDQDLVSEDSSYFLEMPVFCPNATPQEKAIFRQRANNLRRKEDDRDFTASTFPLAVIALNGEYFGLNLEVVREFTDIRKVTPIPCTPDYIVGNMNLRGEIVTLIDIRSVLNIPIASADPLSKAIVIQIADLVAGIVADEVLDVMYLNTSEITTVPAALHSANDEYLRGTASYREKMMSILDLHKMLTKGGLVVDEEV